GTGATGGCCTGTTCTATCCAGAATTTACGTTTGCTGACAAAATCGCTGTGATAGAGGTCGAGCGGGCGATATTGATAACGGTTGATGAAAGCGCCCTCTACAGGAGCAAATATCGCGTCCCAGAACGTGAGGCCGAACAGCGTATTCAGAAACTGGTTCTCCAGATAATAAACCTGATAACCTTCACTCTCTAATTGTTGCTTGACCGCTAATTCGACCCGTTGCTGTGTCAGGTCGAGTTGTAACTGGCGGGTAGGGTAGACAGGTTTACTTTCCCGCGCCACTTTATGGCCTTCGAGGCGCAGCAGGCGTTTGTGCAGTTTTAGAGCGATTTCGTATTCAGAGTAATTGAGCGGTTGTGCAAACATGGTTTCAACAACGTCGCGCATTGGCTGCGTTTGCTCAAGTTTTTCATAGATACGAGCCTGACGCTCACGTGATGGAATCACTTCGGTTTGCTGGTAAATGGCGAGTGCTTTATCCAGACATTGCTGACGTTCATAGTCGCGTGCGATCTGGTTTAACTGGTGCTGTCTGCGCCGCTCGATATAAGCATGTATACCAGGTTGAGGAAGTTGCGATAACAGCTTGTCTAACATCGTTTCATCGGGCTTGGGGTGTGCATCGTAATGTGCCTGGATACGGCGTAATACGAACAGGTGGTCTACCTGCTGACGGGTTTGAAAGAAGCGACGTTCTTTACTCAGCGGATAACTCTCAAAGTTGTTTAAACCCAGGTCATCGAGGACAAATTGCGCGAAGGTTTGTCGTGTATTGGCGAAAAACAAGATCAACAACAGCTCAATAATGTCACTCTGATTGAGATGGATAATGTCAAAGTTCAGTTCTGGTACATTTTCGATCGGCGCTACCTTCAAGGCTTCGATAAGCTGCGGCTTGCGTAATGATCTGCCCAGCTGTGGATAGAGCGTCACAATGTCCGCTTTAGTGAGGAGCTCCCGGGCGACCACCACGGCATCTAGCTCAGGATTGAGGCTGATAAAACCTGCCCGGGCAAGTTCATTCAGTGCATTTGCCTGGTGACTTATTTCTGCATAGTTGAGCTTATCGCTGCGAAACCACTGCCCCTTTCGAGATAGCAGGCGAACCAGCATGCACTGTGCGTCGTGGCTCAGACGGTGAAAGTCGTGACACCATTCAAGCTCTGCCGGTCGCAGTAAGTCCGCATACCACTCCAGCGCATGTGAGAGCAGCTTATGGAAGTTAGTCAGATAGTAATCGTCAGGCAGAACAGGTAAAGGTTGCATAATCAGTCAGGCAGTCAATGGGTAAATCTAGAGTATCCCTATTTGTTAGCGATGAAAATATCTGGGGAGTCAGGAAGCCGGAAGGGTATGCAGATGAAATATCTGGGGAGGCAGGAAGCCGGAAGGGTATGCAGATGAAATATTAGGGTAACGATGAGCGAACACGTTTGCCTTCAGTGTTACGGAACCGCTCTCTGGAGTGGCAAAGAAAAGTGGCGACTCATCTGTATAGCGGTGATTAAGTTCTAAACCGGTAACTAAGCTTTAAATCAGTAATCTTAGAAAAACTGTGCGGTACGTCTAAAAGCTAACCAATTGATGTTTAATTGATTATTAACTATGCAAACAGTCTGGATTTGATAAAAAACGGTTTTCTTTTTCCATGGTTGTGGCATAGTAACTCCATCACTTCGATGCGCGGGCATCGTATAATGGCTATTACCTCAGCCTTCCAAGCTGATGATGCGGGTTCGATTCCCGCTGCCCGCTCCAAGCTTTTCCTTCTTTACAATTTATACCTTTCAATTGTGACAATATACACTCCTATGTGTATCCTCATCTGTTCGTTTTTCGTTCTGGCTGACTGGCATAAAAACCGATGCTGTTGATTGACACGCGGTACCGATCACCCCGCGGTGACGTCACGCCCTGGCCCAATTAAGTATACGTATTACTAGGGCGTACCTTCATTGCTACTACGATATCATTGCGCAGGAAATCAACGACTTCTGGCTTTTTCACATCGTGATCAGTCGCTTGAACTGATGTCACCAAGCTATTCATCTAGAGCTAGCATCGTTGCCTGGTACAACAGGTGCGTATTTAGTGTAGTGGCGATAGTTAGACGCTTATTCTTGGGCAAACTATAATTTAGGAAGTTTTAGCTGGTTGTAATTGACGTTTCAGGTGCACGTTATGCCGAATCCATTGTTCTCGAAAAAAGCCCTTGCTGATGATTCATCGACTCAGATAAGTAATGCAAGACAGGAAGCTACGCAGTTGCCCTGGAAAGTGGCGTTGATTGATGATGAGGATGACGTTATCACCGTATCTGAAATGGTGTTAAAGCGGGTATTAGTCGATAGCCGGCCTCTGGAGTTTCTGAAAGCGCGCTCGGCGCAAGAAGCGAAGCATTTGTTTGAGCAGCATTCCGATATTGCCCTTGCTCTGGTGGATGTGGTGATGGAGAGTGATCATGCCGGACTGGAGCTGGTTAAGTGGATTCGAGAGCGTAATACCTCAACGCGCCTGGTGTTGCGTACCGGGCAACCCGGTGAAGCACCGGAAGAAGAAGTGATTCGTGACTATGATATCAATGATTATTTGGATGTCTACGTTGCTACATACGTTTGATGTTAGTCGTGTTGCTTGCTTTCGCCGACCACGCTTTGGGGCCGGCCCTACACTCTTTCTTTGACTTTAAAGTGAATGGTAAACTTGACGCCTTCATTTTCCTGACTGCAGCACTCGATAGAGCCATGCAGTGCGTTTTTGACGATATTGTAGGTAACATTAAGCCCGAGCCCCGTGCCGCCACTGGCGCGACTGGTCGTGAAGAATGGATCAAAAATTTTAGATAAGTTTTGTTTGCTGATCCCTTTGCCGTCGTCTTGGTATGTCAGCACAAAAGTGTTGTCGCCGTTATCACGGACCGTTATCGCAATCTTGCCGTGATCTCTGCCAATAAACCCATGTTGTATCGAGTTGACAATCAGGTTGGTGAGTACCTGAGAAATAAGGCCGGGATGGGTAATGACATTAAAGTGCGGATCACAGTCGATAGTGATGGTCGCATTCGCCTTGCGCGTAACGGAACTGAGGCTGAAGACAATTTCTTCCAGATACTGCTTGAGGTTGATGCTACGTTCTTCCTGGCTGGTCTGATCAACGGCAATTTGTTTGAATCCGCGAATAAGTTGTGCGGTGCGGTCCAGGTTTTTATGCACGATTTTAGACAGATCGCTACTGGTGGCAAGAAACTCCTCAAAGACAGATTCATCCAGTTCGCCGTTTTGATACCGCTTGCGTATGGCTTCATTTTCTTCCATTAGCTGGGTAATTCCCATTAGTCCCACACTGACCGGCGTATTGATTTCATGTGACACTCCAGCCACCAGAGCGCCTAAACTGGCCAGCTTCTCGGACTCAATCAGTTGATCTTGTGTTTGCTGCAGGTCTTTGAGCATCTGTGCAAGTTCGTTATTGGATTGGTCTAGTTCGGCATTGCGTTCATAAAGCTGCAGTTCTAACTGTTTTTTTTCAGAAATATCCCGAACAACGGCGTAAACTGCGTCTGAGGCATTTAATCTCACTTTGGTGATGATGACTTCTGTCCAAAACAGCTTGCCGTCAACTTTGCGGTGTATCCACTCAAACCTATCGCTGCCTTCGTTCATTAAATTTTGTATCTTTGCGTCTGCCATCGTTTTTGAGGAGCGACCGTTGGCCTGAAATTCTGGTGAGATGTCCGTTGGGTGCAGGCCAATGACCTCTTCCTTCCTGGTAAAACCGAGCATGTCGAGAAAGGCTTGATTACAATCGATATAGTGCTGGTTGGCGTCGAAAATGCTCAGACCATCCAAGGATTCATTAAACAGGGTTTCAAAGGTTTTTTTCTGTTCCGCCAGTTTTAATTCAAGATCTTTTTTCTCAGTGATATTGCGCCAGTTAGCATGGACAACCACATCACCATTCAATACCATTTTGGTGATTATGACTTCACACCAAAATGGCTCGCCAGTTAATTTTTGGTGTATCCATTCAAAACGTACACTACCTTCCTCGTAACAGCGGTTGATGTATTCCATGCCTTTTTCTACCGAAGTTCGGCCATCAAATTGATATTCCGGTGAGAAGTCGAATGGAGTCAGGCCAAGAAATTGTTCTTTTGTTTGTAAGCCCACCAACTCCAGCATGGATTGATTACAATCGACGAAGACGCCGTCTTTAAAGATGGCAAGGCCATCTTTGGAATGTCTGAATACGGTTTCAAACCCGGTTTGCTGCATGTCTACCTGATTCATATTACCTTAATCCTTAAGCGCAGAATTGCGGTGGTTGACTCTTATCAAGCTAGCAAAGAAAGAACAGAATTTCATATAAACCGCTGCAAAAGAGGGGGTATTGAACTGCAAATCAGCGGATTCCACCGGCAATTACTTTACACAAATGGGTGTGAGGATAGGCGCGGTTCCCCGGCATGTTTTTCAGTTCGGCGCACACGGCCTCGACATTGTGCGTTGAGCGATGGCACAGCAGACCGACGGTGGTGCCACTGTGGGCAATGTTGATCCCGTACAGATCATGTTTTTCCACCAGTTGTAATAGCGCAGAAAATTGTGGTTTGGCAATGATATGTTGGCTTTCTATCGCGCTGGTGGTCGCGGCGTGGCCAAGTTGATAGAGATCCTGAGAGCGCAGTGCTTGTGCAAATTGCACGACCGAGTGTTGTAGCTGAGCGCCGGAGCGTTGCAGCTGGTTCTGGCGCGCGATTCGGTGATAGCTGGCGGTACACAACTGATGTGTGCTTTCCAGCACCAGAACATCAAGATTGTTTACCGTATCGAACTGTTCAGTCACGGCTCCGCGGTGATGATCAAACAGGGTGAAGCGGCTGAACATGGTGCTGTCGCTGGGCTCGATTTGCACGCACAGCGCGGCCAGTTCGGATTCGGATATGGCTTGGCGATAATGACGATAGGTGGCGGCGATGGTGGCGGCAATATCCGCCGTACTGCTTGCCATGCCTTTGGCGACCGGAATGGTGGAGTCGAATTCGATTTTAAGGCCATCACTCTCACTGGCCGGAATATCAAGAGATTGCAGGGCGAGCTCAAGCGCTTGTCTCATCCGCGGGCGCTGACGGCTGCTGGCGGCATTGCCTTGAGTGACGCTCACGGTGCTGAACCAGTCAATCGGGCAGGAAATCAGTTTTTCGCTGCCACCAATCCAGCCTTGAATAAATTCACCGCACGACGCCGGGCAACGGGCTTCAGCCATGGGATAATACCTTCTGCAGCGCGTGAATCAGACGCTGGTTATCTGCATGGGATTTAATCGCAACGCGATAAAAAGCATCACTCAGGCCAATATAGTTGGCGCAACTGCGAATCAGAATGCCGTGGCGCATCAGGTCGTGCTGCAGTGACGAAGTAGGGTTTAGATGTTTGAAAAACAGGTAGTTGGCACTGGGCGCAAACAGTTGCAGCGGCTTAAACCGGGCCAGTTCCGTTTGCAGGTATTTCTGCTCTTGTGCCAGCCATTGATAGGTAGCCTGGCAATAGGTGTCATCTTCAAACAAGATCTCGCCGGCCAGAGCAGCCAAAGCGTTTATGGTCCACGGTTCGCGTTCGTCCCTGATTTCAGCCAGCAAAGTTTGATCGGCAGAAAGCAGATAGCCAAGCCGCAGGCCTGGCAGCGCATAAAATTTGGTTAGCGAGCGCAGCACGTACAGGTGCGGATTATCTGCCAGACACTGGCTCAGGCTTGGTTGATTTGGCATGAAATCAATAAACGACTCGTCAACGAACAGGCGTATATTGAGCTGCCGGCAGCGGTCAACAATCGCGCTTAATAACTCACGATCGGGCATCAGCCCGGTCGGATTATTCGGCGTGCAAATGAACAGGCAGTCCAGTTCGCCGTGCAGCGCATCCAGCACGCGCTCAGTGACGGCAAAACCGTCCTCTTCACGTAAGACATAATTGTCGATCGCACAGCCAACCCGGCTCAGGGCGCGGCGATATTCGGCGAAGCTGGGTTCAATCAGCAGCGCTGTTTTAGGCTTGACGTATTGGGCCCAGAGAAAGATCAGTTCGGTCGCACCGTTACCGGGTAGCACCCAGTGAGCAGGGCAGTCATGGTGGGTTGCGAGTGACTGGTGTAGCTTGAGGTATTCGATGTCCGGATAATGCTGCAGGCAATCCAACTGGCTGACAATCGCGTCACGAACCTGCGGCGGTATACCGAGCGGATTGATATTTGCGCTAAAATCAATCACCTTCGTCGGGTCGAGATCAAATTGTTCTGCCATTTGCAGTACGTTACCACCATGTTGTCCGCTTTTCGCCATACTTACCTTCAATCTTTATCTTATCCGTTGTCATGGATGTGGAGCTGTACCGGATAGCACAACCGGGATTCCACCAACGGCTCAATCCTGAGCGGCGTAGCGTACAACTGCCACTGGCGGAAGAAAAGAATTTATCGGCTTAAAGCGTGATATAGCGGACCAGAGATGAACAATGGTATTGATGTGATGCAGTTTCGCCCGCGGTACAGTATTTAAGATTGAACTCGTTACCTGAACTCTGTAGTTTAGCCACTTTCTGATGGCTTTATCGCTGATACGACAAGGCGTTAGCGGACAAGTAATGATCCTGGAACATAATTATGACAGCAATTTTAATTGCCGGAACCAACAGCGGTAGCGGCAAAACAACCACCACACTCGGTATCCTCAAAGCGTTATGTCTGCGCGGACTGAAAGTCCAGCCGTTTAAGGTCGGACCCGATTACATTGATACTGCGTGGCACAGTAAAGTGGTGGGAACGCAATCTCACAACCTGGATGAATTTATGCTGCCGCCGCGCGAATTGCGGGCTCTTTATCAGCAGCAAACGGTGGATAAAGACATTGCTGTTATCGAAGGTGTTATGGGCTTTTATGATGGCTTTGGCACTGATCCTTATTACTGCAGCAGTGCCGGTATGGCGCGTACTCTGGGCTGTCCGGTAATCCTGGTGCTGGACGGCAAAGCTATGTCGACTTCGGCTGCGGCGATTGTCAAAGGCTTTGAGTCGTTTGCTGAGGACATCAATATTGCTGGCGTCATCTTTAACCAGGTCAATACCGAAAACCACTACCAATTGCTGAAAAATGCGGTGGAGACTTATTGTAATGTGCGTGTATTGGGCCGTTTGCCGAAACTGGCGGAAGTCGAACTGCCTTCACGTCACCTTGGCCTGGTCACGGTACACGAATCACCGGACATGACGGAGATGTGGAACCGACTGGCAGCGGCGGTGGAAGAGTACATCGACATGGATGCGTTGCTGGAAGTGGCGCAAACCGCGGCCACAGCGCAGTCGGATGAGGCGGGCACAGAGCCCGGTGTGCTGGCTAGTGTGGCAGGGATTGGTGCGGGGCTGACTATCGCTATTGCGCGCGATCAGGCGTTCAACTTCTATTATCAATCCAATTTGGATCTGCTGGCACAAACCGGGGCCACGCTGTGTTATTTCAGCCCGATGCATGATGCGCAATTGCCTGAGTGCGACATGGTTTATCTGGGCGGTGGGTATCCGGAGTTGTATGCCGAAACGCTGGCTGCCAACGTGTCGATGCGTGAATCTATTTTACGTGCCCATCAGGCCAACGTGGCCATTTATGCCGAATGTGGCGGCCTGATGTATCTGGGCAGCAGCTTACGTGACAAAGAAGACAACGTGCACGCGATGGCTGGCGTACTGGATGGTCACAGTCATATGACGGCGAGGTTGCAGCGCTTCGGGTACTGCTGCGCTGCGGCGAAAACGGATACTTTACTATGTAAAGCCGGGCAGGAGTTACGCGGTCACGAGTTTCATTACTCCGACTTTGAATCGGACTTGCCAACAGCGTTTGTACTGAGTAAACGTCGCGAGGGTGAAATCTTATCTGAATGGCATGGCGGCTATCAGCAAGGCAATACATTAGCCATGTATTTGCATCTGCATTTTGCCCAGTCGCCCGATATTCTCAAACAGTGGATCGCGCGGGGTCGCAAGCAATGATTTCGCTGGCGGTCTGTATTGGCGCTTTTGTTCTGGATGTGCTGCTGGGCGATCCTGTCAACTGGCCGCATCCCATCCGCTGGATTGGCAACACCATCAGTCGCAGTGAGAAAATGCTGCGGCGTTGGTTTACCAGCCCGGCGCAACTCTATATAGCGGGTGGACTGCTGTGGATTATGGTGGTCGGAGCCAGTGCTGCGGTCACCTGGTTTGCCATCTGGGCAGCGTTTCAAATTCACTGGTTAGCGGGCAGCGTGCTGCAATTGTGGCTGGCGTTTACGGTATTAGCTGGCAAGTGTTTGCAGGACTGCGCACTGGATGTGCTCGAACCGTTACGGCGCGGTGATATCGCTGAAGCAAGAATAAAGCTTTCTTATATTGTGGGGCGTGATACGCGTTCGCTGGATAACGAACAAATGACCCGGGCCACAGTAGAAACCGTCGCGGAAAATACGGTAGATGGTATTATCGCACCGCTGTTTTACCTGTTTATCGGCGGCGTACCGCTGGCAATGGCTTACAAAGCAGTGAATACGCTGGATTCCATGGTCGGGTATAGAAATGAGCGTTATCGTGAATTGGGCTGCGTGTCGGCCCGGATTGACGATGTGGCCAATTTCATTCCGGCCCGACTAACCTGGCTGTTGTTCAGCGCTGCGGCCTGGTTACAGAAACAGGATTATAAAGCGGCGTTTGTCATTGGCTGGCGTGACCGTTATCAACATAAAAGCCCGAACTGCGCCTGGTCGGAAGCAGCGGTTGCCGGTGCGCTCGGTATTCGTCTTGGTGGCCCGAATCAATATTTTGGTGAATGGGTCGCTAAACCTTGGATAGGTGATGCCAAACGGGCCATTGAAGCTGAGGATATTGTACGGTCAATTCGTTTGATGAAAGCAGCGGCCTGGATTGCTTTGGTGCTGTTCAGCGCGTGTTATCTGCTGTGGTCATTTTTGCCAGTCAATTGACCTTTCATACGTTCGGTATGTGTGCAGAGAGGACTGTTTTCCGCGAACAGAAAACGGCAAAAAAAACGCCAGTGAAAACTGGCGTGTACCGAATATAGTGGTGTGGAAAAGGACATGGACCTTTAATGGAGTATGCGTAAACAAGACGAATGCTTAAGCGGTTTCCAATTTATCCTTGCTCTCTTACACAAATGTTACTGATTTAATAAGCTTTTATTGCTTAATCCGCTTTTCGGTATTTATGCAGCAGATCGAGCGGAATATGGCAGTAGTCACCAGGATGCAAGGTGAGACGATCCTGATGTTCCTCATCGCTCTTGACGAAGTTGGTCAGTGGCAGAATTTCAACCATAATCTTATCGGCATCCTCCCGTGCTGCGATGAACTCTGCCGCCTGCTCTAAATGCTGCGGATTGACACTGTATACGCCGGTACGATACTTTTCACCGACATCGATACCTTGTTTATTGACACTATAAGGGTCAATGATTTCAAAGAAATAGCCCATCAGCTGCGTGACTGATACTTGGGACGGGTCGAATTGGGTGCGCACGCACTCTGAATAACCGTCATACTCGCCGGCAGTATCGCTGGCGGTGCCGTTCGCACGACCGGCTTCGGTATGAATGACGCCCGGCAGGTGACGAATAAATTCCTGCACGCCCCACAGACAGCCGCCTGCGAAATAAATTTCTTCCATTGTTTGGATACACTGAGTCATGGATTTGGTCGACAGACTGTATCAAAAACTGGCACGGCCGCAATGGGGACAGCCCTTGAATGCGGTATTATTGTACAGGCAAGGGCTTGCTGAGGGAGTTGCGGCTGACCGAGCCTCTGAGGGTTGCGAGTGACTCGCTTTTACAGTGTAAAGCCGGGACATTTGTTCGTTGCCGCTGTTCGGTTTTGCCGGTCATCCATACATCATTCAGCCAGGGCAAGTCGCTTGTTCGGCCTGTGCCACACGCTGTTCCTGTTGCTGTAACTGGTACATCGCACGGTAACGGCCGTGTTCAATCTGCATCAGTTGCTGATGATTACCTTGCTCTATCAGGTGACCTTTATCCAGCACCATGATGCTGTCGGCGTGATGAATGGTAGACAGACGGTGCGCGACCACAATCATGCTGACCTGTCCGCGCAGTTCATTGAGCGCTCTTTGTACTACTTGCTCGGTTTCACTGTCGATGTTGGCTGTCGCTTCATCCAGCAGCAGGATTTTCGGCGAGCCGGCCAGAGCGCGGGCGATGATCAGCTGCTGCCGCTGACCGGTGGAGAGTCTTAATCCGCCCTCACCGAGCTGAGTTTGGTAACCATCCTGCATTTCAATGATTACATCATGTAAGTGAGCTTGTTGTGCCGCGCGCTCGACGGCTTGCTGAGACAGACCGCGACCCATATCAATGTTATCGAACACAGTCGTCGCCAGCACGAACGGTTCTTGCGGAATGAAGCCGATACCCTGGCGCAACGCGTGCTGGTGATATTCTTCCAGCTCGTGGCCGTCAATCCGAATCGAACCTGATTGTGGCTGATAAAAGCTGAGCAGCAAATTGAGCAATGTCGATTTACCGCTGCCGGTATGGCCGACAATGGCATAAAACTCG
This Vibrio ostreae DNA region includes the following protein-coding sequences:
- a CDS encoding VRR-NUC domain-containing protein; amino-acid sequence: MQPLPVLPDDYYLTNFHKLLSHALEWYADLLRPAELEWCHDFHRLSHDAQCMLVRLLSRKGQWFRSDKLNYAEISHQANALNELARAGFISLNPELDAVVVARELLTKADIVTLYPQLGRSLRKPQLIEALKVAPIENVPELNFDIIHLNQSDIIELLLILFFANTRQTFAQFVLDDLGLNNFESYPLSKERRFFQTRQQVDHLFVLRRIQAHYDAHPKPDETMLDKLLSQLPQPGIHAYIERRRQHQLNQIARDYERQQCLDKALAIYQQTEVIPSRERQARIYEKLEQTQPMRDVVETMFAQPLNYSEYEIALKLHKRLLRLEGHKVARESKPVYPTRQLQLDLTQQRVELAVKQQLESEGYQVYYLENQFLNTLFGLTFWDAIFAPVEGAFINRYQYRPLDLYHSDFVSKRKFWIEQAITRLRNEGVMPLWALWQTKFSLANPFVFWAGWDKTLFELTDQCIEPDILAGLFEIMLSDLKLYRNGMPDLIAFKEGQFEWIEVKGPGDKLQDNQWRWMARFEQLKVPFSVCYVNH
- a CDS encoding response regulator yields the protein MPNPLFSKKALADDSSTQISNARQEATQLPWKVALIDDEDDVITVSEMVLKRVLVDSRPLEFLKARSAQEAKHLFEQHSDIALALVDVVMESDHAGLELVKWIRERNTSTRLVLRTGQPGEAPEEEVIRDYDINDYLDVYVATYV
- a CDS encoding PAS domain-containing sensor histidine kinase — its product is MNQVDMQQTGFETVFRHSKDGLAIFKDGVFVDCNQSMLELVGLQTKEQFLGLTPFDFSPEYQFDGRTSVEKGMEYINRCYEEGSVRFEWIHQKLTGEPFWCEVIITKMVLNGDVVVHANWRNITEKKDLELKLAEQKKTFETLFNESLDGLSIFDANQHYIDCNQAFLDMLGFTRKEEVIGLHPTDISPEFQANGRSSKTMADAKIQNLMNEGSDRFEWIHRKVDGKLFWTEVIITKVRLNASDAVYAVVRDISEKKQLELQLYERNAELDQSNNELAQMLKDLQQTQDQLIESEKLASLGALVAGVSHEINTPVSVGLMGITQLMEENEAIRKRYQNGELDESVFEEFLATSSDLSKIVHKNLDRTAQLIRGFKQIAVDQTSQEERSINLKQYLEEIVFSLSSVTRKANATITIDCDPHFNVITHPGLISQVLTNLIVNSIQHGFIGRDHGKIAITVRDNGDNTFVLTYQDDGKGISKQNLSKIFDPFFTTSRASGGTGLGLNVTYNIVKNALHGSIECCSQENEGVKFTIHFKVKERV
- a CDS encoding GHMP family kinase ATP-binding protein; protein product: MAEARCPASCGEFIQGWIGGSEKLISCPIDWFSTVSVTQGNAASSRQRPRMRQALELALQSLDIPASESDGLKIEFDSTIPVAKGMASSTADIAATIAATYRHYRQAISESELAALCVQIEPSDSTMFSRFTLFDHHRGAVTEQFDTVNNLDVLVLESTHQLCTASYHRIARQNQLQRSGAQLQHSVVQFAQALRSQDLYQLGHAATTSAIESQHIIAKPQFSALLQLVEKHDLYGINIAHSGTTVGLLCHRSTHNVEAVCAELKNMPGNRAYPHTHLCKVIAGGIR
- the cobD gene encoding threonine-phosphate decarboxylase CobD encodes the protein MAKSGQHGGNVLQMAEQFDLDPTKVIDFSANINPLGIPPQVRDAIVSQLDCLQHYPDIEYLKLHQSLATHHDCPAHWVLPGNGATELIFLWAQYVKPKTALLIEPSFAEYRRALSRVGCAIDNYVLREEDGFAVTERVLDALHGELDCLFICTPNNPTGLMPDRELLSAIVDRCRQLNIRLFVDESFIDFMPNQPSLSQCLADNPHLYVLRSLTKFYALPGLRLGYLLSADQTLLAEIRDEREPWTINALAALAGEILFEDDTYCQATYQWLAQEQKYLQTELARFKPLQLFAPSANYLFFKHLNPTSSLQHDLMRHGILIRSCANYIGLSDAFYRVAIKSHADNQRLIHALQKVLSHG
- a CDS encoding cobyrinate a,c-diamide synthase — translated: MTAILIAGTNSGSGKTTTTLGILKALCLRGLKVQPFKVGPDYIDTAWHSKVVGTQSHNLDEFMLPPRELRALYQQQTVDKDIAVIEGVMGFYDGFGTDPYYCSSAGMARTLGCPVILVLDGKAMSTSAAAIVKGFESFAEDINIAGVIFNQVNTENHYQLLKNAVETYCNVRVLGRLPKLAEVELPSRHLGLVTVHESPDMTEMWNRLAAAVEEYIDMDALLEVAQTAATAQSDEAGTEPGVLASVAGIGAGLTIAIARDQAFNFYYQSNLDLLAQTGATLCYFSPMHDAQLPECDMVYLGGGYPELYAETLAANVSMRESILRAHQANVAIYAECGGLMYLGSSLRDKEDNVHAMAGVLDGHSHMTARLQRFGYCCAAAKTDTLLCKAGQELRGHEFHYSDFESDLPTAFVLSKRREGEILSEWHGGYQQGNTLAMYLHLHFAQSPDILKQWIARGRKQ
- the cbiB gene encoding adenosylcobinamide-phosphate synthase CbiB; the encoded protein is MISLAVCIGAFVLDVLLGDPVNWPHPIRWIGNTISRSEKMLRRWFTSPAQLYIAGGLLWIMVVGASAAVTWFAIWAAFQIHWLAGSVLQLWLAFTVLAGKCLQDCALDVLEPLRRGDIAEARIKLSYIVGRDTRSLDNEQMTRATVETVAENTVDGIIAPLFYLFIGGVPLAMAYKAVNTLDSMVGYRNERYRELGCVSARIDDVANFIPARLTWLLFSAAAWLQKQDYKAAFVIGWRDRYQHKSPNCAWSEAAVAGALGIRLGGPNQYFGEWVAKPWIGDAKRAIEAEDIVRSIRLMKAAAWIALVLFSACYLLWSFLPVN
- a CDS encoding peptide-methionine (S)-S-oxide reductase, whose amino-acid sequence is MEEIYFAGGCLWGVQEFIRHLPGVIHTEAGRANGTASDTAGEYDGYSECVRTQFDPSQVSVTQLMGYFFEIIDPYSVNKQGIDVGEKYRTGVYSVNPQHLEQAAEFIAAREDADKIMVEILPLTNFVKSDEEHQDRLTLHPGDYCHIPLDLLHKYRKAD